Proteins encoded within one genomic window of Paraglaciecola psychrophila 170:
- a CDS encoding BON domain-containing protein, with protein MINIFLKLRWSLAVVAIMLLMGCSKPSEALHVLIPTASKSSSVPDSEVSQKVQLALLTIPGIETLDINVSTRKGDVRLVGIVDTQVQIDAALKLVRETDGAFTINNQLTIKQ; from the coding sequence ATGATCAATATTTTTCTAAAGCTGCGATGGAGTTTAGCAGTAGTCGCTATTATGCTATTAATGGGTTGCAGCAAGCCCTCCGAAGCTCTGCACGTCTTGATACCCACCGCGTCAAAGAGTTCAAGCGTTCCCGATAGTGAAGTGAGTCAAAAGGTTCAGTTAGCATTATTGACGATCCCTGGGATTGAGACACTTGATATCAATGTATCCACACGCAAAGGCGATGTTCGCCTGGTGGGTATTGTAGATACCCAGGTTCAAATAGATGCGGCGCTTAAACTTGTCCGAGAGACTGACGGAGCTTTCACCATTAATAATCAACTCACCATTAAGCAGTAA
- a CDS encoding histidine phosphatase family protein: MKINFIQCLHVYLIVTFSTLLIAAEEPEISGLQNIFNDTNLISELRQGGYILYFRHGKTNHDTYDTDRINLKNCSTQRLLSEEGRKEMTWVGNTIRRLDIKIGTIVSSPYCRSIDTATRAFGRTEVNNDLKHTITADQATIIHQAQALKKMLSRFPDTIGTNDVLSAHTANLQEAARIWPKPEGVAIVFKPQGNSFKYIATIRPTDWQRLLTVAGY; encoded by the coding sequence ATGAAAATCAATTTTATACAATGCTTGCATGTATACCTGATAGTAACCTTTTCGACATTACTCATCGCCGCAGAGGAACCAGAAATTTCTGGTCTACAAAATATATTTAATGACACCAATTTGATCTCTGAGTTAAGGCAAGGCGGCTATATTTTGTATTTTCGGCATGGCAAAACTAATCACGATACTTATGATACGGATCGAATAAATTTAAAAAATTGTTCGACCCAACGTTTATTATCGGAAGAAGGGCGCAAAGAAATGACTTGGGTAGGTAATACCATAAGGCGACTGGATATCAAGATTGGTACTATCGTCAGCAGCCCTTATTGCCGTTCTATTGATACTGCGACTCGTGCATTTGGTCGCACCGAGGTCAATAATGACTTAAAACATACTATTACTGCAGACCAAGCGACGATAATTCACCAGGCCCAAGCGCTTAAGAAAATGCTATCAAGATTCCCCGATACTATTGGAACCAATGATGTTTTGTCTGCACATACCGCCAATCTACAAGAAGCTGCAAGGATCTGGCCCAAGCCTGAGGGTGTGGCTATTGTCTTTAAACCACAAGGCAATTCATTCAAGTATATTGCGACTATTCGACCTACAGATTGGCAAAGACTGCTTACGGTCGCGGGTTATTAA
- a CDS encoding helix-turn-helix domain-containing protein, producing MKTYKQRCQIYALSKTGMSQNKIAKQLKVSQSTINRAFPVIQANEAIVLSKLKHRQTYDD from the coding sequence ATGAAAACATATAAACAACGATGCCAGATTTATGCTTTAAGTAAAACAGGTATGAGCCAAAATAAAATTGCCAAACAGCTAAAGGTTAGTCAATCAACTATTAATAGGGCGTTTCCCGTAATACAGGCAAACGAGGCTATCGTTTTAAGCAAGCTCAAACACCGACAGACATACGACGATTAG
- a CDS encoding glycoside hydrolase family 17 protein, with protein sequence MTKKKHDSADIKSVFEPMINDRWIGIGISYGSYRDGESPGKKSVSSEKDILQDMLLLTADNDVSWNLIRMYAADAASEQVLKTIKKHNLPVKVMQGAWLSSTQTDEENQQQISDVIRLANEYKDIVVTVNLGNEIFVDWSAHKLEKSDYPKYLGWVKRVKTETEVPVTLADDYNFWNKPWSQEIAQALDYIVLHAYAMWNSQPLENALPWTEKTFFDIRALHPTKQIVLGESGWATSAITSNGDESLIIGEASEIAQKVFYDAYRQWLVDNHIVSYYFEAFDEKWKGGEDKPDGIAEKNWGVFRSDRTPKMAIKEHYSKGK encoded by the coding sequence ATGACCAAAAAAAAACATGATTCTGCAGATATAAAGTCAGTATTTGAACCCATGATAAATGATAGATGGATTGGTATTGGCATATCTTATGGTTCATATCGTGACGGTGAGAGTCCTGGGAAAAAGAGTGTTTCGTCTGAGAAAGATATTCTTCAAGACATGCTGTTATTGACTGCTGATAACGATGTATCTTGGAATCTTATCCGAATGTACGCTGCTGATGCAGCCAGTGAACAAGTATTGAAAACGATCAAAAAACACAATTTGCCTGTCAAGGTAATGCAAGGCGCTTGGCTATCTTCTACTCAGACTGACGAAGAAAATCAGCAGCAAATTTCAGACGTTATTCGTTTAGCCAATGAATACAAAGACATTGTGGTGACAGTCAATCTAGGCAATGAAATTTTTGTCGACTGGTCAGCGCATAAGCTGGAAAAATCTGATTACCCAAAGTATTTAGGGTGGGTTAAAAGAGTGAAGACAGAGACGGAAGTGCCGGTAACACTAGCCGATGACTATAATTTTTGGAACAAACCATGGAGCCAAGAAATAGCGCAAGCACTGGATTATATCGTTTTGCATGCTTATGCTATGTGGAATTCTCAACCCCTCGAGAATGCGTTGCCATGGACCGAGAAAACCTTTTTTGATATCCGAGCATTACACCCGACTAAGCAGATTGTGTTAGGTGAATCAGGCTGGGCAACTAGTGCTATTACAAGTAATGGTGACGAAAGTTTAATTATAGGTGAGGCTAGCGAAATCGCCCAAAAAGTATTTTATGACGCATACAGACAATGGCTAGTCGACAATCATATTGTGTCTTACTATTTTGAAGCTTTCGACGAAAAGTGGAAAGGGGGCGAAGATAAGCCCGACGGTATTGCTGAAAAAAATTGGGGAGTATTTCGTTCAGACCGTACACCTAAGATGGCAATAAAAGAACACTATAGTAAGGGCAAGTAG